A genomic window from Sulfurospirillum multivorans DSM 12446 includes:
- a CDS encoding HNH endonuclease, whose protein sequence is MRPINKGLAPKSYTSYNQAKDDLRNAIGSFCSYCEINISNQPDIEHVNPKSKNPDAENNWDNFLLACKTCNIMKSNNNDNRDGYIFPDTHNTAYAYKYKQTKVEVNPEISEEEKDLAVATIELIKLNRQHDTNGREDDRIFARVREWDKALESLADYKSCSNDEMARQIGRSPSGFHSSWLEVFSDYREVKQEILKNVNGTAMECYCDDLYPCNNLGRTSC, encoded by the coding sequence ATGAGACCAATCAATAAAGGGTTGGCTCCCAAAAGTTACACAAGCTATAATCAAGCAAAAGATGATTTAAGAAATGCAATAGGTAGCTTTTGTTCCTACTGTGAGATAAATATCTCAAATCAACCAGATATAGAACATGTAAATCCAAAGAGTAAAAATCCTGATGCAGAAAATAATTGGGATAATTTTTTGTTGGCATGTAAAACTTGCAATATCATGAAATCAAATAATAATGACAATAGAGATGGATATATTTTTCCAGACACGCATAACACAGCTTATGCATATAAATACAAACAAACTAAAGTAGAAGTAAATCCTGAGATATCCGAAGAAGAAAAAGATTTAGCAGTAGCTACTATCGAACTTATAAAACTCAATCGTCAACACGATACAAATGGTAGGGAAGATGATAGAATTTTTGCGAGAGTACGAGAATGGGATAAAGCTTTAGAGAGCTTAGCGGACTACAAAAGTTGCAGTAATGACGAAATGGCGAGACAAATAGGAAGAAGCCCTAGTGGATTTCATTCAAGTTGGCTTGAAGTTTTTAGTGATTATCGTGAAGTTAAACAAGAAATTTTAAAAAATGTAAATGGCACAGCTATGGAATGTTATTGTGATGACTTATATCCTTGTAATAACCTAGGAAGGACAAGTTGTTGA
- a CDS encoding AAA family ATPase has product MKIDTFKIKNIVILNYKKYAQLSLDINSDFNLIIGENGSGKTTVLDAMATLLGGYLQAFQNIPAGERHSINKSDIKIEIQDYENNISVEYKLPISISGTLSIDNEDVIIERFRRSMVSTKTELLKQQNQAIYTLVKTLESSEDKMFPLISYHGTGRLWEQDYKSSAKMEKLTRYDGYKDCLNAKSNYRNFISWFEKQEKNSFNLRKEIAVLEAVRNTVKEMIGLLTKKEVELFIYREGDLELKFKNEATRERVSNLSDGYRNIIGIVSDIAYRMAILNPTLGLDVVKKTSGVVLIDEIDLHLHPKWQKEIVGLLQELFPKVQFIATTHSPFIIQSMQSDQIIKLDDNSRTLEADATMMSIEDIVENIQKIELPQMSSRKIEMLRAADEYLSILEKLEDNNSLQTEEVKRKLDELIEPFEENMAYVAFLRRKRLLTENKQ; this is encoded by the coding sequence GTGAAAATCGATACCTTTAAAATCAAAAATATAGTGATTTTGAACTATAAAAAGTACGCTCAGCTATCCCTTGATATCAATAGCGATTTTAATCTCATCATAGGTGAAAATGGGAGCGGTAAAACTACTGTTTTGGATGCTATGGCTACGCTTCTTGGCGGTTATCTTCAGGCATTTCAAAATATACCAGCGGGAGAGAGACACTCGATCAACAAATCAGATATTAAAATAGAAATACAAGATTATGAGAACAATATATCGGTTGAGTATAAATTGCCAATAAGTATAAGCGGAACCCTTAGTATTGATAATGAAGATGTCATTATTGAAAGATTTAGAAGAAGTATGGTAAGTACAAAAACAGAATTACTAAAACAACAAAATCAAGCTATTTATACTCTAGTAAAAACTCTTGAATCCAGCGAGGATAAGATGTTCCCTCTTATCTCCTATCATGGCACAGGAAGACTTTGGGAGCAAGACTATAAATCAAGCGCCAAAATGGAAAAACTGACAAGATATGATGGATACAAAGACTGTTTAAATGCAAAGTCAAATTACCGCAACTTTATATCTTGGTTTGAAAAACAAGAAAAAAATTCTTTCAATTTACGGAAAGAGATAGCAGTTCTAGAAGCTGTGCGAAATACCGTCAAAGAGATGATTGGGCTACTCACAAAAAAAGAAGTTGAGCTTTTTATCTATCGAGAGGGTGATTTGGAGCTTAAATTTAAAAATGAAGCTACGAGAGAAAGAGTTTCAAATCTAAGTGATGGTTACAGGAACATCATAGGAATCGTTTCAGATATAGCTTATCGCATGGCTATATTAAATCCAACGCTAGGCTTGGATGTGGTTAAAAAAACATCTGGGGTAGTGCTAATAGATGAAATAGATTTGCATCTTCATCCAAAATGGCAAAAAGAAATTGTTGGACTTCTTCAAGAACTTTTTCCAAAGGTACAATTTATAGCGACTACCCATTCGCCTTTTATTATTCAGTCTATGCAAAGTGATCAGATCATCAAGCTTGATGACAACAGTAGAACTTTGGAAGCAGATGCTACTATGATGAGCATAGAGGACATAGTTGAAAATATACAGAAGATAGAGTTACCTCAGATGAGTAGCAGAAAAATTGAAATGCTTAGAGCAGCAGATGAATACTTGAGTATTTTGGAAAAGTTAGAAGATAATAACTCCTTACAAACAGAAGAAGTCAAAAGAAAACTTGATGAACTTATAGAACCTTTTGAAGAAAATATGGCATATGTAGCATTTTTGAGAAGAAAAAGATTATTGACTGAGAACAAACAATGA
- a CDS encoding DUF2971 domain-containing protein yields the protein MKSTQQIPRAWTENILNELTHDTAIYRIFSWKRFSEILAKNELILVNPDMWDDPFENFYLKADAYSGKDKVSLESLRKGCFGQCWTLNEDTDAMWRIYSPEKNGVRLKTTVGKLFRSVIEQQGILTDFSSYIGKVEYLTKEEIKTYHQQSFSQTMLGGQGTGFASMLLRKRTSFAHEAEVRVLASLSSEYLFEYEDGLYQVKIDFEDMFDEICLDPRLEIGRFEEMKTKLMQKTSVPIIQSDLYHFDFQPINLDI from the coding sequence ATGAAATCTACTCAGCAAATTCCGAGGGCTTGGACAGAAAATATTTTAAATGAATTGACTCATGATACTGCTATTTACCGAATCTTTAGTTGGAAGCGATTTAGCGAGATCCTCGCTAAAAATGAATTGATTCTTGTGAATCCAGATATGTGGGATGATCCATTTGAAAACTTTTATTTAAAAGCAGATGCATATAGCGGGAAAGACAAAGTATCTCTTGAAAGTTTAAGGAAAGGTTGCTTTGGTCAATGTTGGACACTTAATGAAGATACAGATGCCATGTGGAGAATCTATAGCCCTGAGAAAAATGGTGTTAGATTGAAAACTACTGTTGGAAAGTTGTTTAGATCAGTGATTGAGCAGCAAGGGATTCTTACTGATTTTAGTTCATATATAGGCAAAGTCGAATATCTAACAAAAGAAGAAATTAAAACTTATCATCAACAAAGTTTCTCTCAAACGATGTTGGGTGGTCAAGGCACTGGATTTGCAAGTATGTTACTTAGAAAAAGAACTTCTTTTGCACATGAAGCAGAAGTTCGAGTATTGGCTTCTTTATCTAGTGAATATTTATTTGAATACGAAGATGGCTTGTATCAAGTAAAGATTGATTTTGAAGATATGTTTGATGAAATATGCCTTGATCCAAGGCTAGAAATTGGAAGATTTGAAGAAATGAAAACTAAATTAATGCAGAAAACTAGTGTGCCAATTATTCAGTCTGATCTTTATCATTTTGACTTTCAGCCAATTAATTTAGATATTTAG
- a CDS encoding macro domain-containing protein: MSLKKVGFFDKAIRDKFSKVIAWMSSIVTLVFVFSPALPSNWKLDFGMGFIAILFVIYIYLWVKANLLSSVKINIEGSEVNIKAGDIFAQDGLKVIAFNEYFDTKVDDNIISSKSLNGIFINKYFKDSAGVLDQHIENYDFEENKIEVNSTRNDGKKQKFKIGTICLYKFQNNEEFILTAFTKFDIQNKATLTMPEYLEFLIKFWDEINRVYAQKSVSVPIFGSGITRIKEHKNISDEELLKIMLWTFRISEMRFKYPAKLTIVVHKDKINQINLLDIEMAKNGL; this comes from the coding sequence ATGAGTTTAAAAAAAGTTGGCTTTTTTGATAAAGCTATTAGAGATAAATTTTCAAAAGTTATAGCATGGATGTCGTCTATAGTCACACTTGTATTTGTTTTTTCTCCAGCATTACCGAGCAATTGGAAACTAGACTTTGGAATGGGTTTCATTGCTATTTTGTTTGTAATTTATATTTATCTTTGGGTTAAAGCAAACTTATTATCTAGTGTAAAGATAAATATCGAAGGAAGTGAAGTCAATATAAAAGCTGGAGATATTTTTGCACAAGATGGTTTAAAAGTAATAGCTTTCAATGAATACTTTGATACAAAAGTAGATGATAATATAATCTCAAGTAAATCTCTTAATGGGATTTTTATAAATAAATATTTTAAAGATTCTGCGGGTGTGCTTGATCAACATATAGAGAACTATGATTTTGAAGAGAATAAGATTGAAGTTAATTCAACTAGAAATGATGGAAAAAAACAAAAGTTTAAAATTGGAACTATTTGTTTATATAAATTTCAAAATAATGAGGAGTTTATCTTAACAGCATTTACAAAATTTGATATTCAAAATAAAGCTACTCTTACTATGCCAGAATATTTAGAGTTTTTAATCAAGTTTTGGGATGAGATAAATAGGGTATATGCACAAAAAAGTGTATCTGTACCAATATTTGGCTCAGGAATTACAAGGATAAAAGAGCATAAAAATATCAGCGATGAAGAGTTGCTCAAAATAATGTTGTGGACTTTTAGAATTAGTGAGATGAGATTTAAATATCCTGCAAAATTAACTATCGTAGTACACAAAGATAAAATAAATCAAATAAATCTTTTGGATATAGAGATGGCGAAGAATGGATTGTAA
- a CDS encoding DarT ssDNA thymidine ADP-ribosyltransferase family protein → MNKEQFLDTFQTALAAQFAGTQNWWSKSLFHFTDVTNAISVLNHGKIYSREKAIATGLMRNDNANDGVIAFTSDEHKKYARLYFGPTTPTQRNNEGIKPKDLVTNNAHCPIPIMFVFDFKKIFLLNDTKFTDGNLATNPNIYDDIKDLDKLNFHLIYHRSWFNPEDRNTIINARHSEVLIKDELSLENNLRFIAVRSVAEKELLLYQLSDELKEKYQNKIYVQPQTGIFTNDWIYVDSVSKINNQLHINWHMCASSSRCTNKYDLNFEAKNLTTNEIKTIERRNWYPEATVSKINLTDKFLYQPFTLSIYIDDIKAYYNILGELI, encoded by the coding sequence TTGAATAAAGAGCAATTTTTAGATACTTTTCAAACAGCTTTAGCTGCTCAATTTGCGGGTACACAAAACTGGTGGAGTAAATCGTTATTTCATTTTACTGATGTTACAAATGCTATATCTGTACTCAATCACGGAAAAATCTATAGTAGAGAAAAAGCCATAGCAACTGGACTAATGCGAAATGACAATGCAAATGATGGTGTCATAGCCTTTACTAGCGATGAACACAAAAAGTATGCAAGACTATATTTTGGCCCAACTACACCAACTCAAAGAAATAATGAGGGTATAAAACCAAAAGATTTAGTTACAAATAATGCTCACTGCCCAATACCTATAATGTTTGTTTTTGATTTTAAAAAGATTTTTTTACTAAATGATACAAAATTTACAGATGGCAATTTAGCAACAAATCCTAATATTTATGATGATATAAAGGATTTAGATAAGCTAAATTTTCATCTAATCTATCACCGTTCATGGTTTAATCCAGAAGATAGAAACACAATTATCAATGCTAGGCATTCAGAAGTGTTGATAAAGGACGAATTGTCGCTTGAAAACAATTTAAGATTTATAGCAGTTCGGTCAGTGGCTGAAAAAGAGTTATTGCTTTATCAATTATCAGATGAATTAAAAGAAAAGTACCAAAATAAAATTTATGTACAACCACAAACAGGTATTTTTACAAATGATTGGATATATGTAGATAGTGTTTCGAAAATCAACAATCAACTACACATAAACTGGCATATGTGTGCAAGTAGTTCAAGATGCACTAATAAATATGATTTAAATTTTGAAGCTAAAAACTTGACAACTAACGAGATAAAAACTATTGAAAGAAGAAATTGGTATCCAGAAGCAACAGTTTCAAAAATAAATTTAACTGATAAGTTTTTATATCAGCCTTTTACATTAAGTATATACATAGATGATATAAAAGCTTATTACAATATATTAGGTGAATTGATATGA
- a CDS encoding macro domain-containing protein, whose protein sequence is MIHYIQGNLFTSNAKVLVNTVNTVGVMGKGIAAEYKKIYPKMFEEYKRLCEDGTLDIGELHLYKTSNKWILNFPTKKHWKSPSQLEYIEKGLKKLIVQANKLQLADIAMPKLGCGNGGLDWDTQVKPIVEKYLKKAPINVSIYDFDKKIIPEHLKPKEIEEWLKSDPQTLTFSVFIEDLKSSIQDGLIEKELILNDTKYFIQYDDSNELFKFKSEDKAFVLSIEDLKSIFYSLKTLGKVCVNDLYTELQQNTYEIFDFIGLLSYILKNDDKIVLNYTKQQNNIEAFDFE, encoded by the coding sequence ATGATACATTATATTCAAGGTAATTTATTTACATCAAACGCTAAAGTTTTGGTAAATACTGTAAACACAGTAGGCGTGATGGGCAAAGGAATAGCAGCAGAGTATAAAAAAATATATCCAAAAATGTTTGAAGAGTACAAGCGATTGTGTGAAGATGGGACTCTTGATATTGGGGAGCTTCATCTTTATAAAACATCAAATAAATGGATACTCAACTTTCCAACCAAAAAACACTGGAAAAGCCCATCTCAACTTGAATATATAGAAAAAGGTTTAAAAAAGCTAATAGTTCAAGCCAATAAATTACAACTAGCAGATATAGCAATGCCAAAGCTAGGATGTGGCAATGGTGGGTTGGATTGGGATACACAAGTCAAGCCAATAGTAGAAAAATATCTAAAAAAAGCTCCTATCAATGTATCGATATATGACTTTGACAAAAAGATAATTCCAGAACATCTAAAGCCAAAAGAGATAGAAGAGTGGCTAAAATCAGATCCACAAACTTTAACTTTTTCAGTTTTTATTGAAGATTTAAAATCAAGCATACAAGATGGATTAATTGAAAAAGAACTTATACTTAATGATACCAAGTATTTTATTCAATACGATGATTCAAATGAACTGTTTAAATTTAAATCAGAAGATAAAGCATTTGTATTGTCTATAGAAGATTTAAAAAGTATTTTTTATTCTCTTAAAACCCTTGGAAAAGTGTGTGTGAATGATTTATATACTGAACTTCAACAAAACACTTATGAAATTTTTGATTTTATAGGATTGCTTTCTTATATATTGAAAAACGATGACAAAATAGTTCTAAACTACACTAAACAACAAAATAATATAGAGGCATTTGATTTTGAATAA
- a CDS encoding TIR domain-containing protein produces MAYRNGNYCAFYVMNEGTDSNLQAHATKDFVYYNTLRMWKGGDSTFPFVDSHDKNYNVRDGSDWEKTLKPRLRNRLANSKNIILFLSEKTKSSQALREEIDYGINNQGLPVIIIYPDYDSKASLLKDGSLKKEIKDLWDKLPIFRDSMKSVSTLHIPMKKELIKSALENEDFMVNSKVASGCFFYKV; encoded by the coding sequence ATGGCTTATCGAAATGGAAACTATTGTGCCTTTTATGTAATGAATGAAGGTACTGATAGTAATTTGCAAGCCCACGCAACAAAAGACTTTGTATATTACAATACATTAAGAATGTGGAAAGGTGGGGATAGTACTTTTCCATTTGTTGATTCTCATGATAAAAACTACAATGTAAGAGATGGCAGTGATTGGGAAAAGACTTTAAAGCCAAGGCTTAGAAATAGACTTGCAAATTCTAAAAATATCATACTTTTTTTAAGTGAAAAAACAAAAAGCTCTCAAGCACTTAGAGAAGAGATTGATTATGGGATAAATAATCAGGGTCTACCTGTAATTATTATATATCCTGACTATGATAGTAAAGCCAGTTTATTAAAAGATGGTTCATTGAAAAAAGAGATAAAGGATCTATGGGATAAGCTACCGATATTTAGAGATTCTATGAAAAGTGTTTCAACTTTACATATACCGATGAAAAAAGAACTTATAAAAAGTGCTTTAGAAAATGAAGATTTTATGGTTAATTCAAAAGTAGCTTCTGGTTGCTTTTTCTATAAAGTGTGA
- a CDS encoding acylneuraminate cytidylyltransferase family protein: MSKKIITAVVPVRKGSQRVLSKNTRKFADTTLLDLKLQVLKKVKNIDRIIVNTDCEISMEIARKYNVEIYKREDYYASSNVTNDIHWKHIAEVTDTDILLMAQTTSPLIKVNTYENAIKDYIDSLDIFDSINSVSQEKKFLWLDGKPLNYNIDKTPKSQDLPKIVSLNFAITIIDKLLMYKKGNIVGEKPKFYTLDKVESVDIDDMLDFEFAEFLYQKLGFSWICDKGEN; encoded by the coding sequence ATGTCTAAGAAAATTATTACGGCTGTTGTACCTGTAAGAAAAGGTTCTCAAAGAGTTTTATCAAAAAACACTAGAAAATTTGCGGATACAACTCTTTTAGATTTGAAATTGCAAGTCTTAAAAAAAGTAAAAAATATTGATAGAATCATAGTTAATACTGACTGTGAGATTTCAATGGAAATTGCGAGAAAATATAATGTTGAAATCTATAAAAGGGAAGATTACTATGCAAGTTCAAATGTAACTAACGATATTCATTGGAAACATATTGCAGAAGTTACTGATACAGATATTTTATTAATGGCACAAACAACAAGTCCTTTAATAAAAGTTAATACCTACGAGAATGCAATTAAAGATTATATAGATAGTTTAGATATATTTGACAGTATAAATTCTGTATCACAAGAAAAGAAATTCTTATGGCTAGATGGTAAGCCTCTAAATTATAATATTGACAAAACTCCAAAGAGTCAAGATTTACCAAAAATAGTGTCTTTAAATTTTGCAATTACAATTATTGATAAACTATTAATGTATAAAAAAGGTAATATTGTAGGAGAAAAGCCTAAGTTTTATACTTTAGATAAAGTTGAATCAGTTGATATAGACGATATGTTGGATTTTGAGTTTGCAGAATTTTTATATCAAAAGTTAGGTTTTTCATGGATTTGTGATAAGGGAGAAAATTAG
- a CDS encoding cytidylyltransferase domain-containing protein: MDFAVIIPAQETNKYHIFGDLAPFGDTTLLEWKISQCKELTNISNIFVTSDSMKIKKIAQKEDVNFIQRVNTNTYTEIILHSISNISQDTILWTNPTSPFIGKEDYKSMLEQFHNLHDNDSLLSVAEKKDYAYFKNSRLNFEKQLSSRSDLAPLYIVTNGCYIIKKDIALQAKSLYGEKPYLYNLDYLSSIEIKDISTYLISQELISMYFKRDLDV, from the coding sequence ATGGATTTTGCAGTAATTATACCAGCGCAAGAAACAAATAAATACCATATATTTGGGGATTTAGCTCCTTTTGGTGATACAACACTTCTTGAATGGAAAATTTCTCAGTGCAAAGAATTGACAAATATTTCAAATATCTTTGTAACTTCGGATAGTATGAAAATCAAAAAGATAGCACAAAAGGAAGATGTCAATTTTATTCAACGTGTCAACACCAATACATACACTGAAATTATTTTACACTCCATTAGCAATATATCGCAAGATACAATTTTATGGACAAACCCTACATCTCCCTTTATAGGCAAGGAAGATTACAAATCGATGCTGGAACAATTCCATAATTTACACGACAATGATTCACTGTTAAGCGTAGCTGAAAAAAAAGATTATGCTTATTTTAAAAACAGTCGATTAAATTTTGAAAAGCAACTTAGTAGTCGAAGTGATTTAGCGCCTTTATATATTGTAACAAATGGCTGCTATATCATCAAAAAAGATATAGCACTACAAGCTAAATCACTTTATGGAGAAAAGCCATATTTATACAATCTTGATTATTTGTCATCAATAGAAATTAAAGATATCAGTACCTATCTTATATCGCAAGAACTAATTTCTATGTATTTTAAGAGGGATTTAGATGTCTAA
- a CDS encoding aldolase/citrate lyase family protein — MFGIEIKLYDQLCKLRDEYALQGIKAEFEAEGSSFRDLMRLRRLTSKAGIKLFLKIGGVEAVRDIKDAAEIDVDGIIAPMVESKFGAKKFADSIKKVYGECKIHTTLNLETKNAMEQLDEILEFAIGKFDNITIGRSDLTASYFNEDIKPDSEFTFKLLQAIGQKIQNANLTFTVGGSVSGKTIEIINSKYPNLKNMIYKLETRKVILPTKIFLETDNAIKEALKFEELYILSKKEFSDLQIGSEIARLTELKRRM; from the coding sequence ATGTTTGGAATCGAAATTAAATTATATGATCAGCTTTGTAAACTTCGTGACGAATATGCTTTACAAGGAATAAAAGCAGAATTTGAAGCCGAAGGTTCATCTTTTAGAGACCTGATGAGGTTACGAAGACTTACTTCCAAAGCGGGAATCAAGCTATTTTTAAAAATTGGTGGCGTTGAAGCTGTTAGAGATATTAAAGATGCTGCTGAAATAGATGTAGATGGTATTATTGCTCCTATGGTAGAGAGTAAGTTCGGAGCTAAGAAGTTTGCAGACAGTATAAAAAAAGTTTACGGTGAATGCAAAATTCATACAACTTTAAATCTTGAAACAAAAAATGCAATGGAACAATTAGATGAAATATTAGAATTTGCAATTGGAAAATTTGACAACATCACGATAGGAAGATCTGATTTAACTGCTTCGTATTTCAATGAAGATATAAAACCAGATAGTGAATTTACTTTTAAACTTTTACAGGCAATTGGGCAAAAAATACAAAATGCAAATCTTACTTTTACAGTAGGTGGGAGTGTTTCTGGAAAAACTATTGAGATAATAAATAGTAAATATCCAAACTTAAAAAATATGATTTATAAATTAGAAACGAGAAAAGTGATATTGCCTACAAAGATTTTTTTAGAAACAGATAATGCCATTAAAGAGGCATTGAAATTTGAGGAGCTGTATATACTTTCAAAAAAAGAATTTAGTGATTTGCAAATTGGCTCAGAAATTGCAAGATTAACAGAGCTAAAAAGGAGAATGTAA
- a CDS encoding ABC transporter ATP-binding protein yields the protein MNSTAIKVSHLTKIYKLYDKPVDRLKESLHPLKKQYHKEFYALDNINFEIKKGETVGIIGKNGAGKSTLLKIITGVLTPTNGSVHVHGRIASLLELGAGFNPEYTGVENIYFQGSLMGYTREEVAQKVDEIIAFADIGDFVYQPVKMYSSGMYARLAFAVAINVDPDILIVDEALSVGDFAFQFKCFQKFQAFQKAGKTILFVSHSTQQIIQYCNKAMLIHSGNLIKYSDDVKQTTYDYEVLIRKHDGFNIEELKEVEKTQVQNIELDFDITPNKEVNEHRFGTHEAIFAKVTLSHDEKATSTDAVLTAGKKVYLRFYILAKREFPSIVMGTSIKNRDGITIWGDNTIDTPITLTQGLNKISMEFDLNIVAGEYFIDCGMADISFTPRVELDQRWPFDKINIVTSHRTIQGFAYAPTDIILESIAK from the coding sequence ATGAATAGCACAGCCATAAAAGTAAGCCACTTAACAAAGATCTATAAACTCTACGACAAACCCGTAGACCGTCTCAAAGAGTCATTACATCCATTAAAAAAACAATATCATAAAGAGTTTTATGCTCTAGATAACATCAACTTTGAGATCAAAAAAGGTGAAACAGTAGGCATCATCGGTAAAAATGGTGCTGGGAAAAGTACTCTACTTAAGATCATCACAGGAGTTCTAACACCAACCAATGGAAGCGTACATGTACACGGTCGCATCGCTTCTTTGCTTGAATTAGGTGCTGGGTTCAACCCTGAGTACACGGGTGTTGAAAATATCTACTTTCAAGGCTCTTTGATGGGTTATACGAGAGAAGAAGTAGCGCAAAAAGTAGACGAGATCATTGCTTTTGCTGATATCGGAGATTTTGTGTATCAGCCTGTTAAAATGTACAGTAGCGGCATGTATGCGAGACTTGCTTTTGCTGTGGCTATCAATGTTGATCCAGATATCTTGATAGTGGACGAGGCTTTGAGTGTTGGGGATTTTGCTTTTCAGTTCAAGTGCTTTCAAAAGTTTCAAGCCTTTCAAAAAGCAGGAAAAACGATACTTTTTGTAAGCCACAGTACACAACAAATCATTCAGTACTGCAATAAAGCTATGCTTATTCATAGTGGAAATTTAATTAAATATTCAGATGATGTGAAGCAAACTACTTACGATTATGAGGTATTAATAAGAAAGCATGATGGTTTTAATATTGAAGAACTAAAAGAGGTTGAAAAAACACAAGTACAGAATATAGAATTAGATTTTGATATTACTCCAAACAAAGAAGTGAATGAACATCGTTTTGGGACTCATGAAGCTATATTTGCAAAAGTAACGCTATCTCATGATGAAAAAGCAACTTCAACTGATGCGGTATTGACGGCTGGAAAAAAAGTTTATTTACGCTTTTATATCTTAGCAAAACGAGAGTTCCCCTCTATTGTTATGGGAACAAGCATTAAAAATCGTGATGGAATAACGATCTGGGGAGATAATACGATAGATACTCCAATCACTTTAACACAAGGTTTGAATAAAATCTCAATGGAGTTTGATTTAAATATTGTAGCTGGAGAGTATTTTATAGATTGTGGTATGGCAGATATTAGTTTTACTCCTAGAGTAGAATTAGATCAACGATGGCCTTTTGATAAAATTAATATAGTTACATCTCATCGTACGATACAAGGGTTTGCTTATGCTCCTACTGATATTATCCTTGAGTCAATTGCCAAATGA
- a CDS encoding ORF6N domain-containing protein, which translates to MSIIKFETIESKLIKYKEQFVIVDSDLAQLYGVETREINQAVGNNPDKFPDEYIIELTKEEKTELIKNFDRFNNLKHSTVTPKVFTEKGLYMLATIIKSKIATETTLNIIETFAKVKELSRNINAIMKTEEEARQKELANKSNKILEEIIEIEPDILADDEDGEIVETTTKFEFNLGFAKVSRSIKKIKK; encoded by the coding sequence ATGAGCATCATTAAATTTGAAACAATAGAAAGTAAACTCATCAAATATAAAGAACAGTTTGTGATAGTTGATAGCGATCTAGCACAACTGTATGGTGTAGAAACGAGAGAGATAAATCAAGCAGTAGGAAATAATCCTGATAAATTTCCTGATGAGTATATCATAGAGCTTACCAAAGAGGAAAAAACTGAACTAATCAAAAATTTTGATCGGTTCAATAATCTAAAGCATTCAACAGTTACCCCAAAGGTTTTCACTGAAAAAGGTTTATATATGTTAGCTACGATTATAAAAAGTAAAATAGCTACAGAAACCACACTGAACATCATAGAAACATTTGCAAAAGTGAAAGAGTTATCTCGAAACATAAATGCTATCATGAAAACGGAAGAGGAAGCAAGACAAAAAGAACTAGCAAATAAATCAAACAAAATACTTGAAGAGATCATAGAGATAGAGCCTGATATCTTAGCGGATGATGAAGATGGAGAGATTGTCGAAACTACTACAAAGTTTGAGTTTAATCTTGGATTTGCAAAAGTAAGCAGAAGTATAAAGAAGATAAAAAAATGA